A genome region from Gossypium hirsutum isolate 1008001.06 chromosome A04, Gossypium_hirsutum_v2.1, whole genome shotgun sequence includes the following:
- the LOC107943205 gene encoding protein TIC 56, chloroplastic translates to MASINFNPFESWFRKPQNPIQPINLLSLAHSFRSKTFSSSPNFASINFSSPFNKKPKKPDSDSDTPGPYKQMLDQFFWECENLPDYRHTPEVEKILDEDPVFEKKENPTEEEIKENEKWWRDFRASPVVQFLARAEEIADEINRTELKENEEPFRKEDKKLWQALPHVIGLDGRPMPRKAIKTREESDDKFWDFTKQFFFGLWGFRQRPYPPGKPIDVAQAIGYKRLEKRYYDFIMRSGGWYYKDRLGRTRGPCELITLKTAWGAGIIDKHTFIWGEDMDEWAPIHMVYGLEPAIATWEVRLGAAATAFLHKLQKGIPPWVPLKGYEEKTYKQLQHEAIESKRRDLAVLKANDGIWPGVRIPSHALFLWAGGSEMTTLLEADYMPNKYISKDLRQKLAKVIPGLRPWEVLSVEQAMDEITYGGEWYREPLGTYTTGPPYIRHWNKDVTRIFRIFYNLSSQVFNKLDRTVPGFNAIMEKVQADSAARDARRKEKREAQKKAEAEAMYGRRENDP, encoded by the exons ATGGCTTCAATCAACTTCAATCCCTTCGAAAGTTGGTTCAGGAAACCTCAAAACCCAATCCAACCCATCAACCTTCTCTCACTCGCTCACTCATTCCGCTCCAAAACATTCTCTTCCTCTCCCAATTTCGCTTCTATAAACTTCTCCAGCCCCTTCAACAAAAAACCCAAGAAACCCGACTCGGATTCCGATACACCCGGACCGTACAAGCAGATGCTGGACCAGTTCTTTTGGGAATGCGAGAACCTCCCTGATTACAGGCACACTCCGGAGGTCGAAAAGATTTTGGATGAGGACCCCGTTTTCGAGAAGAAAGAGAATCCAACAGAAGAGGAAattaaagagaatgaaaaatggTGGCGTGATTTCAGGGCAAGTCCCGTGGTTCAGTTTTTGGCTAGAGCTGAGGAAATTGCTGACGAGATCAATAGAACGGAGCTTAAAGAAAATGAAGAGCCGTTCAGGAAGGAAGATAAGAAACTGTGGCAAGCGCTTCCACATGTGATTGGGTTGGATGGGAGGCCTATGCCTAGAAAAGCTATCAAGACCAGAGAAGAGAGCGATGATAAGTTTTGGGATTTCACGAAACAGTTCTTTTTTGGGCTTTGGGGGTTCCGCCAGAGACCTTATCCACCTGGTAAACCCATTGATGTTGCTCAAGCTATTGGGTATAAGCGGCTCGAGAAGCGTTACTATGACT TTATCATGAGAAGTGGAGGCTGGTACTACAAAGATCGACTGGGGCGCACCCGAGGTCCTTGTGAGTTAATAACCCTCAAAACAGCTTGGGGTGCTGGGATTATTGATAAACACACTTTTATTTGGGGAGAGGACATGGATGAATGGGCACCAATTCATATGGTTTATGGCTTGGAACCAGCAATAGCCACTTGGGaag TTAGGCTTGGTGCAGCAGCAACAGCTTTCCTTCACAAACTTCAGAAAGGTATACCTCCTTGGGTTCCCCTTAAAGGATACGAGGAGAAAACTTATAAGCAGCTTCAACATGAAGCTATAGAGAGCAAAAGACGTGATTTGGCCGTTTTAAAAGCTAATGATGGCATATGGCCTGGTGTTAGAATACCTAGCCATGCCCTATTTCTTTGGGCTGGTGGCTCTGAAATGACAACTCTTTTGGAAGCTGATTATATGCCAAATAAATACATCTCAAAAGATCTTCG GCAAAAGTTGGCTAAAGTTATCCCTGGGTTAAGGCCATGGGAAGTTTTAAGTGTTGAGCAAGCAATGGATGAGATTACCTATGGTGGAGAGTGGTATCGTGAGCCTCTTGGTACCTACACAACTGGTCCTCCGTACATTAGACATTGGAATAAGGATGTCACG AGAATATTCCgaatcttttacaaccttagcAGCCAAGTTTTTAACAAACTAGACAGGACAGTTCCTGGTTTCAATGCAATAATGGAGAAAGTACAGGCTGATTCTGCTGCGAGGGATGCTAGACGGAAGGAGAAAAGGGAAGCACAAAAGAAGGCTGAGGCGGAAGCTATGTATGGTCGAAGAGAGAATGATCCATAG
- the LOC107943202 gene encoding uncharacterized protein, translating to MDDVVPEADSLLHPINPKGDDEAGAKQHGEEKERANGSGFINHLISNLVTAGSDADEENQAKEAEKETMSAGAEAKNEEKGGGFFDQIISNLVSPLSPKAGSISAQGKAEAFGESGLRPEAEKGGGGGGGGMNKEEQTEDGGGIIDNIVSQLPTSLPDDAAPTSDEATILIHIVQD from the exons ATGGATGATGTTGTGCCTGAAGCTGATAGCTTGTTGCATCCCATTAATCCCAAGGGAGATGATGAAGCAGGAGCTAAACAACATGGGGAAGAGAAAGAGAGAGCTAATGGAAGTGGATTCATTAATCATCTCATCTCAAATTTGGTTACTGCAGGATCAGATGCTGATGAAGAGAACCAAGCTAAAGAAGCTGAGAAAGAGACCATGAGTGCAGGTGCAGAGGCCAAAAATGAAGAGAAGGGAGGTGGGTTTTTTGATCAAATCATTTCAAACTTGGTCAGTCCTTTAAGTCCCAAAGCTGGAAGCATCAGTGCTCAAGGAAAAGCTGAAGCTTTTGGTGAATCTGGTTTGAGACCGGAGGCAGAAAAGggtggtggaggaggaggaggGGGTATGAACAAAGAGGAGCAAACAGAGGATGGAGGAGGTATCATTGATAACATTGTCTCGCAGTTGCCCACATCTCTTCCAG ATGATGCAGCACCCACCAGTGATGAAGCTACTATTCTGATTCACATCGTTCAAGATTAA
- the LOC107943204 gene encoding 40S ribosomal protein S4-like: MARGLKKHLKRLNAPRHWMLDKLGGAFAPKPSSGPHKSRECLPLILILRNRLKYALTYREVIAILMQRHVMVDGKVRTDKTYPAGFMDVVSIPKTNEDFRLLYDTKGRFRLHAISGDETKFKLCKVRSVQFGQKGIPYLNTYDGRTIRYPDPLIKANDTIKLDLESNKIVDFIKFDVGNVVMVTGGRNRGRVGVIKNREKHKGSFETIHVQDAAGHEFATRLGNVFTIGKGTKPWVSLPKGKGIKLSIIEEARKRLAAQNAA; this comes from the exons ATG GCTAGAGGGTTGAAGAAACATTTGAAGAGGCTCAATGCCCCCAGGCATTGGATGCTTGACAAGCTTGGTGGTGCTTTT GCACCCAAGCCATCGTCTGGTCCCCACAAGTCCAGGGAATGCTTGCCATTGATCCTTATTTTGCGAAACCGATTGAAGTATGCTCTCACCTATAGAGAAGTCATTGCTATTCTCATGCAGAGGCATGTTATGGTTGATGGGAAGGTTAGGACGGATAAGACCTATCCAGCTGGTTTCATGG ATGTTGTGTCCATTCCTAAAACAAATGAGGACTTCCGTCTACTTTATGACACCAAAGGGCGATTTCGTCTCCATGCCATCAGTGGCGATGAAACCAAG TTCAAGCTTTGCAAGGTTCGATCTGTCCAGTTTGGCCAGAAAGGTATTCCATACTTGAATACATACGATGGTCGTACTATCCGTTACCCTGATCCTTTGATCAAGGCTAATGACACCATCAAGCTAGACCTTGAAAGCAACAAAATTGTTGATTTCATCAAGTTTGATGTTGGGAATGTTGTCATGGTCACTGGAGGGAGAAACAGAGGGCGAGTTGGAGTAATTAAGAACAGGGAGAAGCATAAGGGCAGCTTTGAGACAATCCATGTTCAAGATGCTGCTGGGCATGAGTTTGCAACTCGTCTCGGCAATGTCTTCACCATCGGAAAAGGAACAAAGCCATGGGTGTCCCTTCCTAAGGGTAAGGGTATCAAGTTATCCATCATTGAGGAAGCTAGGAAGAGGCTTGCTGCCCAAAATGCTGCCTAA